A genomic window from Cyprinus carpio isolate SPL01 chromosome B9, ASM1834038v1, whole genome shotgun sequence includes:
- the LOC109107628 gene encoding RING finger protein 17-like isoform X1, protein MTNSDWTIGSRVHQLMKQVTVVLWKMSETAVACNICGSSYTLPEDEAGGNLPHVLLCSHIFCSTCLRALMSQQNIITCPECQMDTRIEEGVDGLEVDSRIIGLIYTARMNTKKGRHSGDRCKSQRFKSPPSSTAVHTQENAEGRPDVVKVLDEALGKATENLSQLDKLHKTLSSGIHAQLKKERTRIIREIDEAVDKAKSILQKRRSLLVSKLSDVDLLFADGRKECKRIEERIKELQTAIQKAWHVRRVPSLETYCNLDKILETLHIPVDAESYDMSSMSLRTGLRCSLQMDSFVDSLRNCLKITDDSDDCILEEVTVAPFQHVVKSGVEVWESSSQSVRGNADPIPKKKSTCRPSFIEEIVEDIDTSSEIVETAHSSPGPEPRRNERHKALRRLRRQHFDRPLTPQTKVVHYVMATHIVNPGHFYVRYMMEQKSGQNLTKKVNEFCSGDSSLFTFSDEIKTGSMLFIYWKEDMWCRVTVTELFQKECFQSVTKCLASEVSRLCVYFQDFGFSKGISIPSDGGLSMLNECLRRPDAATLAQMNGWAPLAIKCSLKDIIPTDLLRGWSLEAADEMRGLLGSEAVEMQVFGEDGDALLVDLKKTPMVSLREHLVFMGLARFYSPIVAPGSAPLLFYPSVRPTLNVEVNAMVSHVNTPSDFYVQLVENMEYLLLHSKLQDCYSRPQANSEFQVYCPSLSQACVACYDQEWCRVQVIGFPGGRMVEVRYVDFGYRKTLSVKDLRQIKDEFFALPEMALWCSLNDVVSPQETWSDEACVVFKELVEHKLITVVAKKLVPGTRPVPVCLYEIGDDCTGASIGEILVRNGLAVSSKQSQIKDAQPLETTVWDPPFEEEPLSVVLTPAPPPPASEELKPSLILPTCVKDIKVRVTHVTSPGNIFVQLLQFDGQLKRIHDTLKSLFSKSEPQEMLWEAEMFCAANNTGVWERGKVCSVSTNGVAEVLRCDFGNKVNLHVNNLRPLSPDLTGSFLLECNLSGVRPAGGRSTWTATACDFISHYLTGAMAVMTIKDPSTRPVLVSLFCSNRAGQNVSFADFLISEGLALKERKAASISETIFSEQCVLSEKIPEPQRITSLPQTPPTPTPRINPPPERVQTHSYPPPELPPCGHVLMSISAISEQGVIYAMTYQAVCEFDRLRERLQQHIKTMPRQKNYNWKGVLGCAVMGTDMFWYRGQVQEVIGGHVKVQYVDQGLVESIPVCHVYPMVLCEDVPQLCVPCQINGVIPIGKGWQWDAVVLMKELLLGRSVYVHIIEHPEDPCGCVKVEITVDGMALSKIMVHHQYASFDPAISSQEDYVVKPPVPDLDDWDLNTEGLEEPQPVFGVYKELQIPRARTHFPAKVKHIRTPNEVFLCVLDKTLCQQKQQESLEEALERVNENIDNLSLLTDFPIECPCLAEYSDGKYYRAKLLGFSQLTPSVKLLVRHVDFGSDDILPTQKLRQLPASLHHFPCAAVYVKLAGFKPTNVCLDSERIPYRPEWSMRAMMEMINLLNGELTAVLTATEPQLTVLLYNAEGSLVHRPLVEKGLADYA, encoded by the exons ATGACAAATTCTGATTGGACGATTGGCAGTCGAGTTCATCAGTTAATGAAACAGGTCACAGTTGTCTTATGGAAAATGTCGGAGACTGCGGTTGCTTGTAATATCTGTGGCTCATCTTACACATTACCtg AAGATGAAGCTGGGGGGAATCTCCCTCACGTGCTGCTGTGCAGTCATATTTTCTGCAGCACATGCCTGCGCGCGCTCATGTCCCAGCAAAACATCATCACGTGTCCGGAGTGTCAG aTGGACACCAGAATTGAGGAAGGAGTGGATGGTTTGGAGGTGGACAGCAGAATCATTGGCCTCATCTATACAGCGCGGATGAACACAAAGAAAGG CAGGCACTCTGGAGACAGGTGTAAATCACAAAGGTTTAAGAGCCCACCGTCATCGACAGCCGTCCACACACAGGAGAATGCTGAAGGG AGGCCAGATGTTGTTAAAGTTTTGGATGAAGCTCTTGGGAAAGCAACAGAAAACCTCAGTCAACTTGATAAACTTCACAAG ACTCTTTCCAGTGGTATTCATGCTCAGCTGAAAAAAGAGAGAACTCGAATAATCAGAGAAATTGATGAGGCTGTTGACAAAGCAAAGAGTATTCTGCAGAAAAG ACGGAGTTTGTTGGTGTCAAAATTGAGTGATGTGGATCTACTTTTCGCGGATGGTCGGAAGGAATGTAAGAGAATAGAAGAGAGGATAAAGGAGCTGCAAACAGCCATCCAGAAAGCATGGCATGTCCGACGGGTTCCTTCTCTGGAGACCTATTGCAACCTAGACAAG ATTTTGGAGACGCTACACATTCCAGTGGATGCTGAATCATATGACATGAGCTCTATGTCATTGCGTACAGGACTCCG CTGCAGTCTTCAAATGGACAGTTTTGTTGACAGTTTGAGAAACTGTCTTAAAATTACAGATGACAGTGATGACTG TATTTTAGAAGAAGTTACAGTGGCGCCTTTCCAACACGTTGTGAAGAGTGGTGTGGAGGTCTGGGAGAGCTCCAGTCAGTCTGTTAGAGGAAATGCAGACCCCATTCCCAAAAAGAAAAGCACATGCAGGCCAAGTTTCATAGAGGAAATAGTGGAAGACATAGACACTTCTTCAGAGATAGTAGAAACAG cTCATAGTTCCCCAGGACCTGAACCAAGGCGCAATGAGAGGCACAAAGCACTTCGAAGACTTCGCAGGCAGCATTTTGATAGGCCCTTAACTCCACAGACTAAAG tGGTGCACTATGTCATGGCGACTCACATTGTGAACCCTGGACATTTTTATGTCCGCTATATGATGGAACAGAAGTCAGGCCAAAACTTGACCAAAAAGGTCAACGAATTCTGCTCTGGAGACAGTAGCCTCTTCACGTTCAGTGATGAAATCAAGACAG GCTCTATGCTCTTTATCTATTGGAAGGAGGATATGTGGTGTAGGGTAACAGTGACTGAGCTCTTTCAGAAAGAGTGTTTCCAGAGTGTGACCAAATGCCTTGCATCAGAAGTCTCCCGTCTGTGTGTCTACTTCCAGGACTTTGGCTTCTCCAAGGGCATTTCAATTCCAAG TGATGGAGGTTTAAGCATGTTGAATGAGTGTCTGCGGAGACCTGATGCTGCAACTCTGGCTCAAATGAATGGCTGGGCTCCTCTGGCCATCAAATGCTCCCTTAAAGATATTATTCCTACAGACTTG ctgagaGGATGGAGTTTAGAGGCAGCTGACGAGATGAGGGGCCTGCTGGGATCTGAGGCTGTGGAGATGCAGGTGTTCGGTGAGGACGGAGATGCACTGTTAGTGGATCTGAAGAAAACGCCAATGGTGTCTCTGCGGGAGCACCTAGTGTTCATGGGGCTGGCCAG ATTCTACTCTCCTATAGTCGCCCCTGGCAGTGCACCCCTACTCTTCTACCCATCGGTTCGCCCCACACTCAATGTTGAGGTCAATGCTATGGTTTCTCATGTGAACACACCATCAGACTTCTATGTACAACTA GTTGAAAATATGGAGTACCTGCTGTTGCACTCAAAGCTCCAGGACTGTTACAGCCGTCCCCAGGCAAACAGTGAGTTCCAGGTCTACTGCCCTTCTCTCTCACAGGCCTGCGTCGCTTGCTATGACCAAGAATGGTGCAGGGTTCAAGTCATag GTTTCCCTGGTGGTCGGATGGTTGAGGTTCGGTATGTGGACTTTGGCTACAGAAAGACTCTCTCTGTGAAAGATCTGAGACAGATAAAGGATGAGTTCTTTGCTTTGCCAGAAATG GCCTTGTGGTGCAGTCTGAATGATGTGGTCAGTCCACAGGAAACATGGAGTGATGAAGCCTGTGTTGTGTTCAAGGAACTTGTGGAGCATAAACTTATCACTGTTGTGGCGAAAA AGCTCGTGCCTGGCACTAGACCTGTGCCTGTGTGTCTGTATGAGATTGGTGATGACTGCACTGGAGCCAGTATTGGAGAGATACTGGTTAGAAATGGTCTCGCTGTTTCCAGTAAACA GAGCCAGATTAAAGACGCCCAGCCCTTGGAGACAACCGTATGGGACCCTCCATTTGAAGAGGAgcctctgtctgttgttctgactcctgctcctcctcctcctgcttctGAAGAGCTGAAGCCCAGCCTGATTCTGCCCACATGTGTCAAAGACATCAAAGTTCGTGTGACACATGTCACCTCTCCTGGAAACATCTTTGTGCAGCTGCTGCAGTTTGACGGCCAGCTGAAGAG AATCCACGACACGCTAAAGAGTCTTTTCTCTAAGTCAGAGCCACAGGAGATGCTCTGGGAAGCAGAGATGTTCTGTGCTGCCAACAACACTGGGGTTTGGGAAAGAGGAAAAGTGTGCAGTGTGTCCACTAATGGTGTTGCAGAG GTTTTGCGTTGTGACTTTGGTAATAAAGTGAATCTCCATGTAAACAATCTCAGACCACTCAGTCCTGATCTGACCGGATCTTTCTTACTCGAATGTAACCTCAGTGGTGTAAG GCCAGCTGGTGGTCGCTCCACATGGACAGCCACGGCGTGTGACTTCATCTCTCACTACTTGACTGGTGCCATGGCTGTAATGACCATAAAG GACCCATCCACCAGGCCAGTGCTGGTGTCTCTGTTCTGTTCAAACCGTGCTGGTCAAAATGTCAGTTTCGCCGATTTCCTCATCAGTGAAGGACTTGCTCTAAAGGAgagaaa GGCTGCTTCCATATCCGAGACCATCTTCTCAGAGCAGTGTGTTCTGAGTGAGAAGATTCCTGAGCCACAGAGAATCACGAGCCTACCTCAGACACCACCCACACCCACCCCTCGCATCAACCCACCACCAGAGAGAGTGCAGACACACTCATACCCCCCTCCAGAGCTGCCTCCCTGCGGACACGTGCTCATGAGCATCTCGGCCATCTCCGAACAAGGTGTCATTTACGCAATGACATATCAAGCAG TGTGTGAGTTTGATCGCTTACGGGAGCGGCTGCAACAGCACATTAAAACCATGCCAAGACAGAAGAACTACAACTGGAAAGGAGTTTTGGGATGTGCTGTCATGGGAACCGACATGTTCTGGTACAGAGGTCAGGTGCAGGAGGTCATTGGAGGACACGTGAAG GTCCAATATGTGGATCAGGGACTTGTGGAGAGTATCCCGGTTTGTCATGTGTACCCCATGGTTCTCTGTGAGGATGTGCCGCAGCTCTGTGTGCCCTGTCAGATAAATGGAGTCATACCG ATTGGGAAGGGCTGGCAGTGGGATGCTGTGGTGCTCATGAAGGAGTTGCTACTTGGGCGTTCAGTCTATGTCCACATTATT GAGCACCCAGAGGATCCGTGTGGCTGTGTAAAAGTTGAGATAACGGTGGATGGAATGGCGCTTAGCAAGATAATGGTGCATCATCAATATGCCAGTTTTGATCCTGCCATCAGCAGCCAGGAG gATTATGTGGTTAAGCCTCCCGTCCCTGATTTGGATGACTGGGACCTAAACACAGAG gGGTTGGAGGAGCCGCAGCCTGTATTTGGGGTTTATAAAGAACTCCAGATTCCTAGAGCAAGAACACATTTCCCTGCCAAGGTCAAGCATATCCGCACCCCAAATGAG GTGTTCCTGTGTGTGCTGGATAAGACTCTGTGCCAACAGAAGCAGCAAGAGAGTTTGGAGGAAGCTCTTGAGCGTGTGAATGAGAATATAGATAATCTGAGCCTGCTGACAGACTTCCCCATTG AGTGTCCCTGTCTGGCTGAGTACAGCGATGGTAAATATTATCGTGCGAAGCTGCTGGGTTTTTCTCAACTCACTCCTTCAGTGAAGCTCCTTGTGAGACATGTGGATTTTGGTTCGGATGACATCTTACCAACACAAAA ATTGCGGCAACTCCCTGCATCCCTTCATCATTTTCCGTGTGCAGCAGTTTATGTCAAGTTAGCAGGCTTCAAACCAACAAATGTGTGTTTGGATTCGGAGAGGATACCTTACCGGCCTGAGTGGAGTATGAGAGCCATGATGGAGATGATCAACCTGTTGAACGGAGAGCTCACTGCAGTGCTCACC GCAACTGAACCACAGCTGACTGTGCTGTTATACAATGCGGAAGGGTCACTCGTCCACAGACCTCTTGTGGAGAAAGGCCTCGCTGATTATGCATGA
- the LOC109107628 gene encoding RING finger protein 17-like isoform X2: protein MTNSDWTIGSRVHQLMKQVTVVLWKMSETAVACNICGSSYTLPEDEAGGNLPHVLLCSHIFCSTCLRALMSQQNIITCPECQMDTRIEEGVDGLEVDSRIIGLIYTARMNTKKGHSGDRCKSQRFKSPPSSTAVHTQENAEGRPDVVKVLDEALGKATENLSQLDKLHKTLSSGIHAQLKKERTRIIREIDEAVDKAKSILQKRRSLLVSKLSDVDLLFADGRKECKRIEERIKELQTAIQKAWHVRRVPSLETYCNLDKILETLHIPVDAESYDMSSMSLRTGLRCSLQMDSFVDSLRNCLKITDDSDDCILEEVTVAPFQHVVKSGVEVWESSSQSVRGNADPIPKKKSTCRPSFIEEIVEDIDTSSEIVETAHSSPGPEPRRNERHKALRRLRRQHFDRPLTPQTKVVHYVMATHIVNPGHFYVRYMMEQKSGQNLTKKVNEFCSGDSSLFTFSDEIKTGSMLFIYWKEDMWCRVTVTELFQKECFQSVTKCLASEVSRLCVYFQDFGFSKGISIPSDGGLSMLNECLRRPDAATLAQMNGWAPLAIKCSLKDIIPTDLLRGWSLEAADEMRGLLGSEAVEMQVFGEDGDALLVDLKKTPMVSLREHLVFMGLARFYSPIVAPGSAPLLFYPSVRPTLNVEVNAMVSHVNTPSDFYVQLVENMEYLLLHSKLQDCYSRPQANSEFQVYCPSLSQACVACYDQEWCRVQVIGFPGGRMVEVRYVDFGYRKTLSVKDLRQIKDEFFALPEMALWCSLNDVVSPQETWSDEACVVFKELVEHKLITVVAKKLVPGTRPVPVCLYEIGDDCTGASIGEILVRNGLAVSSKQSQIKDAQPLETTVWDPPFEEEPLSVVLTPAPPPPASEELKPSLILPTCVKDIKVRVTHVTSPGNIFVQLLQFDGQLKRIHDTLKSLFSKSEPQEMLWEAEMFCAANNTGVWERGKVCSVSTNGVAEVLRCDFGNKVNLHVNNLRPLSPDLTGSFLLECNLSGVRPAGGRSTWTATACDFISHYLTGAMAVMTIKDPSTRPVLVSLFCSNRAGQNVSFADFLISEGLALKERKAASISETIFSEQCVLSEKIPEPQRITSLPQTPPTPTPRINPPPERVQTHSYPPPELPPCGHVLMSISAISEQGVIYAMTYQAVCEFDRLRERLQQHIKTMPRQKNYNWKGVLGCAVMGTDMFWYRGQVQEVIGGHVKVQYVDQGLVESIPVCHVYPMVLCEDVPQLCVPCQINGVIPIGKGWQWDAVVLMKELLLGRSVYVHIIEHPEDPCGCVKVEITVDGMALSKIMVHHQYASFDPAISSQEDYVVKPPVPDLDDWDLNTEGLEEPQPVFGVYKELQIPRARTHFPAKVKHIRTPNEVFLCVLDKTLCQQKQQESLEEALERVNENIDNLSLLTDFPIECPCLAEYSDGKYYRAKLLGFSQLTPSVKLLVRHVDFGSDDILPTQKLRQLPASLHHFPCAAVYVKLAGFKPTNVCLDSERIPYRPEWSMRAMMEMINLLNGELTAVLTATEPQLTVLLYNAEGSLVHRPLVEKGLADYA, encoded by the exons ATGACAAATTCTGATTGGACGATTGGCAGTCGAGTTCATCAGTTAATGAAACAGGTCACAGTTGTCTTATGGAAAATGTCGGAGACTGCGGTTGCTTGTAATATCTGTGGCTCATCTTACACATTACCtg AAGATGAAGCTGGGGGGAATCTCCCTCACGTGCTGCTGTGCAGTCATATTTTCTGCAGCACATGCCTGCGCGCGCTCATGTCCCAGCAAAACATCATCACGTGTCCGGAGTGTCAG aTGGACACCAGAATTGAGGAAGGAGTGGATGGTTTGGAGGTGGACAGCAGAATCATTGGCCTCATCTATACAGCGCGGATGAACACAAAGAAAGG GCACTCTGGAGACAGGTGTAAATCACAAAGGTTTAAGAGCCCACCGTCATCGACAGCCGTCCACACACAGGAGAATGCTGAAGGG AGGCCAGATGTTGTTAAAGTTTTGGATGAAGCTCTTGGGAAAGCAACAGAAAACCTCAGTCAACTTGATAAACTTCACAAG ACTCTTTCCAGTGGTATTCATGCTCAGCTGAAAAAAGAGAGAACTCGAATAATCAGAGAAATTGATGAGGCTGTTGACAAAGCAAAGAGTATTCTGCAGAAAAG ACGGAGTTTGTTGGTGTCAAAATTGAGTGATGTGGATCTACTTTTCGCGGATGGTCGGAAGGAATGTAAGAGAATAGAAGAGAGGATAAAGGAGCTGCAAACAGCCATCCAGAAAGCATGGCATGTCCGACGGGTTCCTTCTCTGGAGACCTATTGCAACCTAGACAAG ATTTTGGAGACGCTACACATTCCAGTGGATGCTGAATCATATGACATGAGCTCTATGTCATTGCGTACAGGACTCCG CTGCAGTCTTCAAATGGACAGTTTTGTTGACAGTTTGAGAAACTGTCTTAAAATTACAGATGACAGTGATGACTG TATTTTAGAAGAAGTTACAGTGGCGCCTTTCCAACACGTTGTGAAGAGTGGTGTGGAGGTCTGGGAGAGCTCCAGTCAGTCTGTTAGAGGAAATGCAGACCCCATTCCCAAAAAGAAAAGCACATGCAGGCCAAGTTTCATAGAGGAAATAGTGGAAGACATAGACACTTCTTCAGAGATAGTAGAAACAG cTCATAGTTCCCCAGGACCTGAACCAAGGCGCAATGAGAGGCACAAAGCACTTCGAAGACTTCGCAGGCAGCATTTTGATAGGCCCTTAACTCCACAGACTAAAG tGGTGCACTATGTCATGGCGACTCACATTGTGAACCCTGGACATTTTTATGTCCGCTATATGATGGAACAGAAGTCAGGCCAAAACTTGACCAAAAAGGTCAACGAATTCTGCTCTGGAGACAGTAGCCTCTTCACGTTCAGTGATGAAATCAAGACAG GCTCTATGCTCTTTATCTATTGGAAGGAGGATATGTGGTGTAGGGTAACAGTGACTGAGCTCTTTCAGAAAGAGTGTTTCCAGAGTGTGACCAAATGCCTTGCATCAGAAGTCTCCCGTCTGTGTGTCTACTTCCAGGACTTTGGCTTCTCCAAGGGCATTTCAATTCCAAG TGATGGAGGTTTAAGCATGTTGAATGAGTGTCTGCGGAGACCTGATGCTGCAACTCTGGCTCAAATGAATGGCTGGGCTCCTCTGGCCATCAAATGCTCCCTTAAAGATATTATTCCTACAGACTTG ctgagaGGATGGAGTTTAGAGGCAGCTGACGAGATGAGGGGCCTGCTGGGATCTGAGGCTGTGGAGATGCAGGTGTTCGGTGAGGACGGAGATGCACTGTTAGTGGATCTGAAGAAAACGCCAATGGTGTCTCTGCGGGAGCACCTAGTGTTCATGGGGCTGGCCAG ATTCTACTCTCCTATAGTCGCCCCTGGCAGTGCACCCCTACTCTTCTACCCATCGGTTCGCCCCACACTCAATGTTGAGGTCAATGCTATGGTTTCTCATGTGAACACACCATCAGACTTCTATGTACAACTA GTTGAAAATATGGAGTACCTGCTGTTGCACTCAAAGCTCCAGGACTGTTACAGCCGTCCCCAGGCAAACAGTGAGTTCCAGGTCTACTGCCCTTCTCTCTCACAGGCCTGCGTCGCTTGCTATGACCAAGAATGGTGCAGGGTTCAAGTCATag GTTTCCCTGGTGGTCGGATGGTTGAGGTTCGGTATGTGGACTTTGGCTACAGAAAGACTCTCTCTGTGAAAGATCTGAGACAGATAAAGGATGAGTTCTTTGCTTTGCCAGAAATG GCCTTGTGGTGCAGTCTGAATGATGTGGTCAGTCCACAGGAAACATGGAGTGATGAAGCCTGTGTTGTGTTCAAGGAACTTGTGGAGCATAAACTTATCACTGTTGTGGCGAAAA AGCTCGTGCCTGGCACTAGACCTGTGCCTGTGTGTCTGTATGAGATTGGTGATGACTGCACTGGAGCCAGTATTGGAGAGATACTGGTTAGAAATGGTCTCGCTGTTTCCAGTAAACA GAGCCAGATTAAAGACGCCCAGCCCTTGGAGACAACCGTATGGGACCCTCCATTTGAAGAGGAgcctctgtctgttgttctgactcctgctcctcctcctcctgcttctGAAGAGCTGAAGCCCAGCCTGATTCTGCCCACATGTGTCAAAGACATCAAAGTTCGTGTGACACATGTCACCTCTCCTGGAAACATCTTTGTGCAGCTGCTGCAGTTTGACGGCCAGCTGAAGAG AATCCACGACACGCTAAAGAGTCTTTTCTCTAAGTCAGAGCCACAGGAGATGCTCTGGGAAGCAGAGATGTTCTGTGCTGCCAACAACACTGGGGTTTGGGAAAGAGGAAAAGTGTGCAGTGTGTCCACTAATGGTGTTGCAGAG GTTTTGCGTTGTGACTTTGGTAATAAAGTGAATCTCCATGTAAACAATCTCAGACCACTCAGTCCTGATCTGACCGGATCTTTCTTACTCGAATGTAACCTCAGTGGTGTAAG GCCAGCTGGTGGTCGCTCCACATGGACAGCCACGGCGTGTGACTTCATCTCTCACTACTTGACTGGTGCCATGGCTGTAATGACCATAAAG GACCCATCCACCAGGCCAGTGCTGGTGTCTCTGTTCTGTTCAAACCGTGCTGGTCAAAATGTCAGTTTCGCCGATTTCCTCATCAGTGAAGGACTTGCTCTAAAGGAgagaaa GGCTGCTTCCATATCCGAGACCATCTTCTCAGAGCAGTGTGTTCTGAGTGAGAAGATTCCTGAGCCACAGAGAATCACGAGCCTACCTCAGACACCACCCACACCCACCCCTCGCATCAACCCACCACCAGAGAGAGTGCAGACACACTCATACCCCCCTCCAGAGCTGCCTCCCTGCGGACACGTGCTCATGAGCATCTCGGCCATCTCCGAACAAGGTGTCATTTACGCAATGACATATCAAGCAG TGTGTGAGTTTGATCGCTTACGGGAGCGGCTGCAACAGCACATTAAAACCATGCCAAGACAGAAGAACTACAACTGGAAAGGAGTTTTGGGATGTGCTGTCATGGGAACCGACATGTTCTGGTACAGAGGTCAGGTGCAGGAGGTCATTGGAGGACACGTGAAG GTCCAATATGTGGATCAGGGACTTGTGGAGAGTATCCCGGTTTGTCATGTGTACCCCATGGTTCTCTGTGAGGATGTGCCGCAGCTCTGTGTGCCCTGTCAGATAAATGGAGTCATACCG ATTGGGAAGGGCTGGCAGTGGGATGCTGTGGTGCTCATGAAGGAGTTGCTACTTGGGCGTTCAGTCTATGTCCACATTATT GAGCACCCAGAGGATCCGTGTGGCTGTGTAAAAGTTGAGATAACGGTGGATGGAATGGCGCTTAGCAAGATAATGGTGCATCATCAATATGCCAGTTTTGATCCTGCCATCAGCAGCCAGGAG gATTATGTGGTTAAGCCTCCCGTCCCTGATTTGGATGACTGGGACCTAAACACAGAG gGGTTGGAGGAGCCGCAGCCTGTATTTGGGGTTTATAAAGAACTCCAGATTCCTAGAGCAAGAACACATTTCCCTGCCAAGGTCAAGCATATCCGCACCCCAAATGAG GTGTTCCTGTGTGTGCTGGATAAGACTCTGTGCCAACAGAAGCAGCAAGAGAGTTTGGAGGAAGCTCTTGAGCGTGTGAATGAGAATATAGATAATCTGAGCCTGCTGACAGACTTCCCCATTG AGTGTCCCTGTCTGGCTGAGTACAGCGATGGTAAATATTATCGTGCGAAGCTGCTGGGTTTTTCTCAACTCACTCCTTCAGTGAAGCTCCTTGTGAGACATGTGGATTTTGGTTCGGATGACATCTTACCAACACAAAA ATTGCGGCAACTCCCTGCATCCCTTCATCATTTTCCGTGTGCAGCAGTTTATGTCAAGTTAGCAGGCTTCAAACCAACAAATGTGTGTTTGGATTCGGAGAGGATACCTTACCGGCCTGAGTGGAGTATGAGAGCCATGATGGAGATGATCAACCTGTTGAACGGAGAGCTCACTGCAGTGCTCACC GCAACTGAACCACAGCTGACTGTGCTGTTATACAATGCGGAAGGGTCACTCGTCCACAGACCTCTTGTGGAGAAAGGCCTCGCTGATTATGCATGA